Proteins from a genomic interval of Plasmodium berghei ANKA genome assembly, chromosome: 6:
- a CDS encoding protein pelota homolog, putative translates to MKLLYKKAEHDSMVISLLTEENDDLWNLYNLISINDLCEAYTSRKVHKEIGNNSYATEIRKMVLVLNITKIDFDSINNNLRISGKNVKNNEFVKIGQYHTFDIGINEKIKIVKKNWDNVFKDKLEECTNIQNISEVGILLIDCGHANMYLMTDHLYKTVFSINKIIHKKKSENSINSMYKKSLDNFFKEVLINLMKNMNYEKIKCIVLGGPGFFKTDFFDYIYKKSDMKNNKEMLSIKNKFIIVKTSNIYKNSLNEIINDNNMKKMILNMKVVSHVDILNQFYKLFEKNEKKICYGDSEIEYATSLNAIESLLITDGKIRNCNADSRKKYVKIIEKVKKNGKVFIFSDNHISGEQLNSLTGIAAILKFPITFENEKKYYEDSYNI, encoded by the coding sequence ATGAAGCtactatataaaaaagcaGAGCATGATAGTATGGTAATATCTCTTTTAActgaagaaaatgatgatttatggaatttgtataatttgATAAGCATTAACGATTTATGTGAAGCATATACATCAAGAAAAGTTCATAAAGAAATAGGAAATAATTCATATGCTACTGAAATAAGAAAGATGGTGCtagttttaaatataactaAAATAGATTTCGAttctataaataataatttaagaATATCAggaaaaaatgtaaaaaataatgaatttgttaaaattgGACAATATCACACATTTGATATAGgtattaatgaaaaaataaaaatagtgaaaaaaaactgGGATAATGTATTTAAAGATAAATTAGAAGAATGCacaaatattcaaaatatttcagAAGTtggtattttattaattgatTGTGGACATGCAAACATGTATTTAATGACtgatcatttatataaaacagTTTTCAGTATAAATAAGAtaatacacaaaaaaaaaagtgaaaatagtataaattctatgtataaaaaatctttggacaatttttttaaagaagTATTAATTAacttaatgaaaaatatgaattatgagaaaataaaatgtattgTTTTAGGGGGTCCtggtttttttaaaactgatttttttgattatatatataaaaagtcAGATATGAAAAACAACAAAGAAATGTTGAGTATAAagaataaatttataattgtaaaaacaagtaacatatataagaattcactaaatgaaataataaatgataataatatgaaaaaaatgattttaaatatgaaagTTGTATCACATGTAGATATATTAAACcaattttataaactttttgaaaaaaatgaaaagaaaatatgttaTGGGGATTCAGAAATTGAATATGCAACTTCCTTAAATGCTATCGAATCTTTGTTAATAACCGATGgaaaaataagaaattGTAATGCTGATAgcagaaaaaaatatgttaaaattattgaaaaagtgaaaaaaaatggaaaagtttttatattttctgaTAATCATATATCTGGGGAACAATTAAACTCATTGACAGGTATTGCCgctattttaaaatttccAATTActtttgaaaatgaaaaaaaatattatgaggATAGTTATAATATCTAA